The following DNA comes from Thunnus thynnus chromosome 3, fThuThy2.1, whole genome shotgun sequence.
TGTGCAGATGGACAACAGCTGCTGGACTCACAGGCAGAGCGGCAGGCAGATGGACGGCTGGGCAGACAAATTCAAATCTATGTACTTCTTTGGAAGCTTTTATTCTGAAACTCTCTGAGcctcatacagtatatagtgcAATGTATTTTCCTCTGCAGTATTTGaagtattataaaaaaaaaacaaaaaaaactaccaTATATATGATACAACACATTTCAAATTTTGCAGATCATTCAGAACAAAAGGTACCAAACAAAATATACATCAGGCtggtaaaaaaaagatgacaggaaatgagtcCTGCCCAACAGTTGTTTGCAAATGAATAATCCCTTTCTTCAATACTCCGTAAAATGTGGTTGAATGTTGAACAGTAAGTCATCATTTCCTCTGCAAATCTCAAGCAGGAGAGGCTGGTCTCCTCGCAACACCTCGTGGATGTCCTCGGTGGTCTGGACCGGTCGACCGTTCACCTTCACAATAACATCACCGTCCATAATACCTCCActaagacagagaggaagacaattTATTTGATTCAGGAAGTGCCAGGAGTGCAATAAAGTGGCCAAAGGTGTAATGTAAACATGACTAAAAATCAACCATGTAACAAGAAATCCTTGATCTTAAAATGGAACTACttgatgtggaaaaaaagacagtgatGATGAGTGCCACTTTGATGAATCATGGTTTCGTTCCTAGCAAAGTTTGTTCCATGccgcgtgtatgtgtgtgtgtgtgcttggatTTTTGCACGTGTATGTGAACGTACTTTTCTGCCGGAGTGTTGGGTATGACCTGTTGCACCAAAACTCCACTGCTGACGTCAGGAAAGTCTGGATTCTGATGTTTCAGCTGTGCTACTAGactgacacacagaaaacacaataatattaatgttaatactAATATTATTGCTAATATTCACACTAATATTAATGCTAACATAAACGACAATACAAATAACATTCAGttcttttcaaatgttaaaaaatattatgattggaataaaaatgtcattatcaaTCATTATAATTTAAGTAAATTCTAAATTCTGTCTGTGCTGAAATTGCTCATGATCtagtctgtgtgtatgtgtgtgtgtgtgtgtgtgtgtgtgttaaaaactCACATTTTGGTGATTGTGAGCATTCGGATGCCTAAGAAGCGTTTCTTCACTCCTGATAcctctgaaaacaacaacagtattGACTTAATCATCAAGAATGAAAGTCTTGAAGTCTCCAGACTCGGAAATTGAATGATGACCAAAGCTTGTATAACAGTGTCTCTCACCTGTATCAGACTGTGGGTTCTCTGTATATCCTCTTTGAAATTTGGTCTTATCTGTCAGAACAAGTGAGACTTAGTGAAAAATAATTACTCCATAAAAAGTATTCCCACAGGTATAAggatttatttacttttttttttttttaccttcgtTTTCCTCGGGctctgacccctgacctctgcTATGTTTGGTCTGAGACTCTGTGAGAAAGCGGCTGATTCTGTCTGACGGTATAGCGAAAGCGATCCCTGCTGTCACTTTCAAGGTGTTGATGCCTATCACTTCACCATcctaaaagaaacacacacacacattgcacattacacattacatcacacacagagCTCAAAGTAAAATAACTGTCCAGATGAAAACGTCTCAAATACTGGCCACCAAGAACTGCTGTGTGTTGATGTACATAAATTCCAGAAAATGTCACATTACCAAAATGTTTGCATAGCTTAACACATTGCACATTGGTATATAAATAGGTACTTGTGTAAAATGATGCTAATGTAACTCTGTTCCTTGTAGCAGTATACACAACTGCAGTGATCAGTATGGGACAGATACATTTTTTCTTGCTCACATTTGACATTTACCATGTTTAAttgtgtgtgacatcatttgccATCAACAGTCATACTTTTGTGTAAATTTGCACACGTACGGAGGGTTTGCAGAGACTGGTATATTCGAACTGTTTAATTATATAGGTTTGAAATAGAATTTTGTGACATGTTATTTTAGACACCTCGGttcaaatacattaaataacaGTCATATTTGATATCACAGCACAATACTCACCAGGTTAACAAGAGGTCCTCCAGAATTGCCGTACTTCTCACAGATAAGGTGAAATATAAGAGAGAAACAAATGTTTTGACACGTATGCAAACAACCAAAATCCATTGCAAATGATATAATAAGGCATTGattagtttatatatatatgcatgtatatgactctgtgtgtgtgtgtgagctcacATTAATGATAGCATCAGTCTGGATGTAGTCCATGTCTGAGTCCACGATGCCCAGCTCCTTGCCGTCTCTCTGGGCGGTGCTGACGATGCCGGTGGTGACAGTGTTCTGCAGAGCAAAGGGGCTGCCAATCGCCACCACAAACTCCCCTGGTCTCAGATCAGCTGAGCAGCCCAGAGACAGCACAGGAAGGTTCTTCTGCTCCGAtatggacacacatacatacagtctGAATtatcaacaacacaacaacatgagGTAACATGGacatgcagagaaaaaaaatacaaatgatgaATGAGGAAAGGACTTTTGAAGAGAGGCAGacggagagaaaagaaagaagagtttAAAGCTTACAAAACTGTCCAAGTATTTGAGATATGGGTGCGAGAATACACACATCAACGCTGTGTCTGTGAGTCACAGAGCTGGTGTTTATGAAATTATTCCTGCTAGCTTTCTGAATGTCTTGCAAAATTGTGTCAGAACTTGGCACAGAAACGTTTCAAGTTGTGGGCTCTAATGAAGTAAAGTGCTTTTGGAGAGTACGTAAGGGCAAAGGAAGTAGAAAATGtccagaaaattacattttttcaaagttattcaaactggaaaaagagaaaagagttaaaaaaaaaaaaagtagtatgATCTTGACAGGAGTTTGTAAATGAACTTGTGtgaagtgtgtgagtgtgtatttacCTGAGGATTGACCTTGATTGTGGCGATGTCTGCCTTGCTGTCTACCTCTCTGACCACGGCCTCGTACGCGTCGCCATCATGGAGCTGAACACGCAGCTGGGGCCTCCCTGTGACTGTGGCAGCTGTGGTTACCACATGAGCGTTGGTCACAATCATACCTGAGTGGGTCACGATAAAACCAGAGCCGCTGGAGAGACGCACGTTGCGACTGAACATAGGatgtctggagagagagagagagaagtagatAAGTGCTGATGAaggagaaaaatattaaaattgtaTCTTTTAAGGCTTCATTCAACAATTTTACACCCATAACAGCACAAGTTTTGACTTGGATACTAACTTCCTAATAGTTGAGGAtaagagaggcagcaggtggaGGTTGTATTAGTTGAAGTTGTTTAAAGTTCCCATTTATCATCTCATGTGCACTGAGAAGATTTTCCACATGTAATTAcccaaataataacaaaagaatCATTTAAATCTACAGGGAAGTTACAAGTTAAAGGGAGAAGAGACAAACTTCTCTGATGTACTCTTTGATCTATTCTGCAAAGActaatttttcttttaaataagtATCTCTCACACTGGAATTTGTcccatacatactgtacatacacacacgccaCACCTTACGAACAGCTCAATGTGGACAACAGCAGGGGCTATTTTCTCCACTGCATCAGCGATGAAGTTGAACTTGTAGCGAGGGCTGTTGGGATGGACCAGGGCATGACCTGTACAGACATGAAGAGGCAACTGCATTAACATgatcatgcaaacacacacacacacacacacacacaatacaacaaacatacaataaactcttctttttttgtacTGCATCCTTAAATCCTTAATATCATCTGATGACTATTCTTTACATCCTTGAActtcatcaataaataatatttaagaaCTGGGATCAAGAGAATCTCATATTCAAGATGATCCTCTCACTGTTAGATTTGGCtgtttgttctatttttaaGTAAAGCAGGCCTACTGCAAAATTCTGATTTAATTCAGCTGCAAGTATGTTAATATAACAATTCCAGATATTGTTCTGAGCACCCATCTTATTGTATGAGGCGGAGAAACAACATTACAATAAGATTTTTACAATCTTCTTAAGAGCGTAAAGTGTTTCTTCTCACCTCTCACTCTTAACTGTCAACCCTTtaatttaaattgattttaattCCACATGCATATTGCACAAATCTCAAAACAATAAGTCAAGCAAGGACCATCAGCTGTGACAGTGTTTTTCTGGCAACAATTGCACAAAAGACACACTTTGAGTGCATTTAGAGATATTTGGGGGATTTATATGGTCATAAATTTTACCCAAACATAATCCTTAAACAACAGACAACTTGGGAGCCTAAAAGCTAATATtgagtaaaaacacatttctgtctcCAGGCTGTGGTCCTCTGACCACCCAGTCAGCCCTACCTGTGTCTGAAGGTGAGCAGGGTCCTCTGTGCGCTTGGCTAACTGCGGGTCTCCCCTTCTGCAGAGCTTTACGGTTGGCTGCTCTCATCTTACATACATTATCATACGTTTTCCCGTCGCTTCCACACACTTCATACTCCATCTTGCACCGGCAGACCCCCTCGGAGCCTCGCCGCCTCCCCGCAGTGAGCAGCTTGCACTCCAAGCCATCCCCGCAGGGCAGGTCGTTTGTGCGGCCGCAGGGGTCTCCATCGCCCGGTGAACACATCAGGCAGCAGTTACACAGGTCCGGGACGTACCCGCCGGGACAGCTGGGGCTCGGACACAAGCTCACGTCGCAGCGGGAGGCGCACCTGTCAGAGCGCACGGCTCCGGTGAAGTCGTGCGCAAAGAGAAACGCCGCTGCAAGTAAAAGTAACTGCATTGTCATAAATATCGACAGTACCAGAAAGCTCGGATGAATGTGATTTACTCCTTATATCGCcatattaaatgttttctctccAAACATCCAAACAGCCAggctttttctttgtgttaagaccctaaataaactgaaatgaatacACTCTCCACTGCGCTGCTTTACTCCACTGATCTGCTGCTGGATGAAACGGGATCAGACCCAGACATGAAACTAGCTTTCTAAACTCTGTGTGGAAATAAGAGTCATCATCAGAGTCATCAGTGCCTGCAGACTTTGACAGCCTTGTGACTGACCCAAGAGCCTGAAGCGCACTGCGAGGCGACTCCAGCTGCTGTGATAATGTGCACCATCTAGTggggacaaacacacacacacaaccatacTAATATAGTGAGGACTAAGGTCTGcgtttattcatgacatgaagTTACCGAAACCGTCCAGTCCCATTGTACAGGACTATCATTTAAAGGCATATTAAGCAATTATGGCTAAATTATATTGCGTTGAATTGGCGAGTGTCATATTGCAGCATGGACATATAATGAGGTCATAAGAACTTCGGGTTTCAACCATTGTCAGTATTTTGTAGCCTTTCAGCTCTTAGAAAACAGGTATGAATTTAATGAGTCTGTTTTTCCTCATCAGAGGCTCAGTGGAGATAATGAGTTTGCAGCAGGAGTTCACACGAAATGAacattaatacaaaaataatcatcatttgtaaaaggtgtttttttatttttttatttacctttttaatGTGGACTTCTTATGGATCCTCTCACACATATGAGCTCAaaaactcactcattcacatcttGCAGGTTGCAGGTTCCCCACAAGGGAAGCTGTTCGGACATATTCTAATCCTGGCAACATGCACCACCTAAACAAGAAGGTTCCAGCAGTTGACTTGCAGATGTAGACCATTGATAGACTAATATATTGATGTTGCCACCTACAGGcaaaaaagctttattttttcaattttaatagGCTGCCTGCAGGCAGTAAGTGTTGTAGCTGCATTTTTAATAaccagtgtttttgtgtgtattttgggttgttttttgttttgtttttttatttcatatgttATCCTTGTATCACCTGCTAGCCTAAAAAAGAAGATAAGAATGTAATATCATTGTGTTTACACCTAAATTTTGTTTGTGACTGTGAAGCAccaaatgtaaaatgaatgatggtGAGGTAATTATAGGACTGCAAACCTGTGAAACCTGTTTCACCTTTCAGACAAATTCACATTGATAATTGAACAGTTTCTGTGTTTCTAAACCAGACACAATTCAAAATACAGGTCTGTTTTACTCTAGTTTTACTGATGTAAAGAAGCAGTGCGCAGCATCAGTTTCCCTGTATTTACAGATTGTGTATTTAAGTTTGGCCCATGAGCAGCATGAGGCCAGTTTTCCACATGGGGGCAGTGTAAGGCAACGCTACTGCTGACACCTTATACTGATGACACTGCACCGTCTGTTATCATATTCTATATCCTCTCCAGATGTGCTCTGTACCCCACGCAGTcagtgagtgcgtgtgtgtgtgtaggcacagcctttgtcagtgtgtgtctatgtgcgTATGTGTGATGACACTTTGCCACTGCTTGTCTCATGGCTAGGGAGGAACACACTGTAGAGGAAGTACGTGGGTGTGTTTTGTGCACGTGTTTCATTTGCAGATGCATGTAGAGATGCTTTAATGAGGGCAACAGTGAATTATGCACGTGTTTGCGTGCACATGACAACCTCTGCTCATCAATGCcttcattaaaaacaatgtgAGTCTAACCACCATTATAAACTGGCAGGATATTGATCTTTCCTTTGCTATTTAAATAGACAACAATGATGTCTGTGTGACTCCAAGAGCAGGCAGTAGTGTTAAATTAGTCTAGTGCTTGACTTGTCTAACTTTTAACACCAAGTCATTTGCtgagctgtattttttttttcctaccacCAAATAAGAGTAACAAACATTAAAGGTTTAGATTTACATTagtgtgcaaaagttttagttattttagatgtttagatttttatccataatgcaacaccatcagggaggtgtctttTGGTCCcacatttattctgcagcatgacaatgaccccaaacatacagcctgAGTCATGAACAACTATCTTCATCAGCaaaaagaacaaggagtcctgcaacagatggtatgacccccacagagccctgatctcaacatcatggagtcagtcaggggttacatgaagagacagaagcagctgagatgtCTAAATCCACAGAGGAACtatggcaacttctccaagatgcaggaacaactgacctgccaaatacctgaaaaactgtgtgcaggtgtactgaGAATACGTATATCAGTATTTCAtgtaggtttcttctgtttactgaacactatatgaagttaattgataaatacaAACTACTCATGGCTTTTTGAAAGCGTCC
Coding sequences within:
- the htra3a gene encoding serine protease HTRA3a isoform X1: MTMQLLLLAAAFLFAHDFTGAVRSDRCASRCDVSLCPSPSCPGGYVPDLCNCCLMCSPGDGDPCGRTNDLPCGDGLECKLLTAGRRRGSEGVCRCKMEYEVCGSDGKTYDNVCKMRAANRKALQKGRPAVSQAHRGPCSPSDTGHALVHPNSPRYKFNFIADAVEKIAPAVVHIELFVRHPMFSRNVRLSSGSGFIVTHSGMIVTNAHVVTTAATVTGRPQLRVQLHDGDAYEAVVREVDSKADIATIKVNPQKNLPVLSLGCSADLRPGEFVVAIGSPFALQNTVTTGIVSTAQRDGKELGIVDSDMDYIQTDAIINYGNSGGPLVNLDGEVIGINTLKVTAGIAFAIPSDRISRFLTESQTKHSRGQGSEPEENEDKTKFQRGYTENPQSDTEVSGVKKRFLGIRMLTITKILVAQLKHQNPDFPDVSSGVLVQQVIPNTPAENGGIMDGDVIVKVNGRPVQTTEDIHEVLRGDQPLLLEICRGNDDLLFNIQPHFTEY
- the htra3a gene encoding serine protease HTRA3a isoform X2, with the translated sequence MCSPGDGDPCGRTNDLPCGDGLECKLLTAGRRRGSEGVCRCKMEYEVCGSDGKTYDNVCKMRAANRKALQKGRPAVSQAHRGPCSPSDTGHALVHPNSPRYKFNFIADAVEKIAPAVVHIELFVRHPMFSRNVRLSSGSGFIVTHSGMIVTNAHVVTTAATVTGRPQLRVQLHDGDAYEAVVREVDSKADIATIKVNPQKNLPVLSLGCSADLRPGEFVVAIGSPFALQNTVTTGIVSTAQRDGKELGIVDSDMDYIQTDAIINYGNSGGPLVNLDGEVIGINTLKVTAGIAFAIPSDRISRFLTESQTKHSRGQGSEPEENEDKTKFQRGYTENPQSDTEVSGVKKRFLGIRMLTITKILVAQLKHQNPDFPDVSSGVLVQQVIPNTPAENGGIMDGDVIVKVNGRPVQTTEDIHEVLRGDQPLLLEICRGNDDLLFNIQPHFTEY